One Acropora palmata chromosome 2, jaAcrPala1.3, whole genome shotgun sequence genomic window carries:
- the LOC141873648 gene encoding uncharacterized protein LOC141873648, which translates to MRGFKIAFLNICSLTCHYDELCVFMEDRAIDILGLNETRLDNTIADSQFDIEGYDILRRDRNRNGGGVAFHVAQSLTYVNRQDLLSHEDLEILTVEIKKPKSKPFLVTAWYRPPDSKVEIFDKFESYLLKLDQEDKGSIIMGDTNCNLLSQSFDHKAEHLKFITETYQYIQLIDQPTRITSSTRTLIDHIFTNKPNIMTNHGILHVGISDHSLIYATHKHNTLKADPIIIESRQFKNFDSDAFIEDIKETPFHFASLMDDPNEMWDVWKSLLLEVINKHAPMRKRKVKSKSSPWITAELRRKMRKRDFLKNQAVKQNSHQAWNDYKKARNEVNASIREARVTYFNDSIKKHSGNLKETWNVINSSLGRKPKMTVINELIDEGKVFVQKEDIAEQMNNHFCSLGSKLASCIPDTASQPEDFLARTDLNFCFRPVNVGYILNLISNLKPSVSCGLDNISSRLLKFCSPYISDSICDIINHVLVTGIFPDDWKKAKLHPIFKSDERNIPSNYRPISILPAISKIIERIMHSQLLEYFQAGNLLTESQSGFRPNHSTSTALISAVNLWLANMDAGKLNGSVFIDLKKAFDTVDHNILLPSSMTDERSSEKPDIKDLEHQDVRTDDGVPEANFLLPVMCSSSTFDESQPSPSRRRRETSACGVVSKTGDFFWLFSPFR; encoded by the exons ATGAGGGgttttaaaattgcttttctCAATATCTGTAGTCTTACTTGTCATTATGACGAACTGTGCGTTTTCATGGAAGATAGAGCCATTGACATACTTGGTTTAAATGAAACTAGATTGGATAATACTATCGCCGATAGCCAGTTTGATATTGAGGGATACGATATACTTCGCCGTGATAGGAATAGAAACGGCGGGGGAGTAGCTTTTCATGTTGCACAATCCTTGACTTACGTTAACAGACAAGATCTCTTATCTCACGAAGATTTAGAAATTTTGAcggttgaaattaaaaaaccaAAGTCCAAGCCTTTCTTGGTGACAGCTTGGTATAGACCTCCAGATTCGAAGGTCgaaatttttgacaaatttgaatCGTACCTTCTAAAACTTGATCAAGAAGATAAAGGGAGTATTATTATGGGTGATACAAATTGTAACCTCCTGTCGCAATCGTTTGACCACAAGGCGGAACATTTAAAGTTCATTACTGAAACTTACCAATATATTCAATTGATAGATCAACCAACGAGAATTACTTCTAGCACTAGAACACTAATTGATCATATATTTACTAATAAACCAAATATTATGACGAACCATGGGATCTTGCATGTTGGCATTTCTGACCACAGTCTTATCTATGCTACTCATAAACATAATACGCTGAAAGCTGAtccaataataatagaatctagacaatttaaaaattttgacaGTGATGCCTTCATTGAAGACATTAAAGAGACACCTTTCCACTTTGCTTCTCTTATGGATGACCCAAACGAGATGTGGGATGTCTGGAAATCTTTACTTCTGGAAGTCATAAATAAACATGCCCCgatgaggaaaagaaaagtgaaaagtaAATCTTCACCGTGGATAACAGCTGAACTGAGGCGGAAAATGAGAAAGCGCGACTTTTTAAAGAATCAAGCGGTTAAGCAGAATTCTCATCAAGCGTGGAACGATtataaaaaggcaagaaatgaaGTAAATGCTAGTATTAGGGAAGCTAGGGTTACTTACTTTAATGATAGCATTAAGAAGCATAGTGGCAATTTGAAGGAAACCTGGAATGTAATAAATAGTTCCCTGGGTCGCAAGCCTAAAATGACAGTTATAAATGAACTCATCGATGAGGGCAAAGTTTTTGTACAAAAGGAAGATATAGCTGAACAAATGAATAACCATTTTTGTTCGCTAGGTAGTAAACTGGCATCTTGTATTCCTGATACTGCTTCTCAACCAGAGGATTTTTTAGCTAGAACCGAtttaaatttctgttttcGCCCTGTAAACGTAGGATACATTCTCAATCTTATTTCCAATCTTAAACCCTCAGTAAGCTGTGGGCTAGATAATATTTCTAGTAGACTCTTAAAGTTTTGTAGTCCGTATATCTCAGACTCTATATGTGATATTATTAATCATGTGCTGGTGACTGGAATATTTCCTGATGAttggaaaaaggcaaaactaCATCCTATTTTTAAGtctgatgaaagaaatattccaAGCAACTATCGACCGATTTCTATTCTACCTGCCATTTCGAAAATTATAGAAAGGATCATGCACTCTCAGCTGTTAGAGTATTTTCAAGCAGGTAATCTTCTAACTGAGTCTCAATCTGGCTTTAGACCTAATCATTCAACTTCTACAGCCTTGATAAGTGCAGTAAACCTTTGGCTTGCCAACATGGATGCTGGTAAACTTAATGGTAGTGTGTTTATCGACTTAAAGAAAGCCTTCGACACTGTTGACCATAACATCTTACTAC CTTCATCAATGACAGATGAGAGGTCTTCAGAAAAACCTGATATTAAAGACCTGGAGCACCAGGACGTGAGGACCGACGACGGGGTACCGGAAGCGAATTTTTTGCTTCCTGTCATGTGCAGTTCTTCAACATTTGACGAGAGCCAACCTTCGCCCTCACGTCGACGACGTGAAACCAGTGCTTGCGGCGTTGTGTCGAAAACGGGAGACTTTTTCTGGCTTTTTTCCCCTTTCCGTTGA
- the LOC141873876 gene encoding uncharacterized protein LOC141873876, whose product MAPKKRKVDDSGNEAKDTKPESTERDKYFTWTDEETALLLKVAISYKTEKTTEGKDWESVKTSSTLQNGFNMLGMMMQQNHNQQYNIHPQYQQRYQQQPNDVADVWHLQDSSNYHNC is encoded by the exons ATGGCGCCCAAAAAGAGAAAGGTTGACGATAGCGGCAATGAGGCCAAAGATACGAAACCTGAAAGCACTGAAAGagataaatattttacatGGACAGATGAAGAAACGGCTTTACTATTAAAAGTTGCGATATCGtacaaaacagagaaaacgaCCGAGGGAAAAGATTGGGAGTCAGTGAAAACAAG TTCAACTCTGCAGAATGGCTTCAACATGCTAGGGATGATGATGCAACAGAATCATAATCAACAGTACAACATACATCCCCAATATCAGCAGAGATATCAGCAGCAACCCAACGATGTGGCAGATGTTTGGCACTTGCAGGATTCTTCTAATTACCATAACTGTTAA